In Roseibium algicola, the DNA window GGGCCGGTGTCCCTGGTTTCACAGGCACAGGCAGCGGTGGCCAGAAGCATTGATGTGCGTGGCAATACCCGTGTCGAGGATGAAACCGTTGTCAGTTACATGACCATCGTTCCCGGACGCTCCTACAGCGCGTTCGATGTCGACGAGTCACTGAAGGCGCTCTACGCAACCGGCCTTTTTGCAACGGTCGACATCACCCCGCGTGGCAGCGTTGTCGTTGTGACGGTTACCGAGAACCCGATCATCAACAGGGTCTCTTTCGAAGGTAACCGGAAGATCAAGGACAGCGCGCTGGAAACCGCCGTACGGTCTCAGCCGCGCTCGATGCTGTCCCGTGCCAAGGTTCAGGCTGACGTCCAGAATATTCTTGAAGCTTATCGTCGCTCCGGTCGCTATGGCGCGTCCGTCGAGCCGCAGATCATCGATCGTGGTCAGAACCGTGTCGATCTCGTTTTCGAGATCAACGAAGGTGCGAAGACCGGCGTCGAGCGGATCAGCTTCATCGGCAACTCCGCATTCAGCGACGGCCGCCTGCGCGATGTCATCCGTACACGCGAAAGCGGCCTTCTGAGCTGGCTGCGCAGCACCGATACCTACGATCCGGACCGTTTGGCTGCGGACGAGGAGTTGCTGCGTCAGTACTACAACAAGAAGGGCTATGCGGACTTCCGTATCGTCTCCACCAGCGCAGACCTCGATCGCGAGCAGAACATCTTCTACGTGACTTTCACGGTGGAAGAGGGCGAGAAGTACGAGATTGGCGATGTCGAGATCGTTTCCACGATTGCCGACGTTGATCCGGAAGATCTTCGCCGCCTGATCCGTACCAAGAGTGGTCAGACCTTCAACTCGCTGCGCGTCGAGCAGTCTGTCGAAGACATCACGCTTCGAGTGTCGGAAGAGGGTTATGCCTTTGCTCGTGTCCGTCCGCGTGGTGCTCGTGACTACGACAACAACACGATCTCCCTGATCTACTACATCGAAGAAGGTCCTCGCGCCTACATCGAGCGGATCAACGTGATCGGCAACGACCGTACCCGTGAGTATGTCATTCGCCGCGAGTTCGACATTGCTGAAGGCGATGCGTTCAACCGTGCGCTTGTTGACAAGGCGGAACGCCGTCTGCGCAATCTCGGTTTCTTCGAGAAGGTTTCCATCACGACGCAGCAGGGCAGTGCACCTGATCGCGTGGTCGTGAACGTTCGCGTCGAAGAAAAGCCGACTGGTGAAATTTCCTTCGGTGTCGGTTATTCGACGGTTGACGGTGTCATTGGTGACATTTCGCTGACCGAGAAGAACTTCCTGGGCCGTGGCCAGTTCGTGAAGCTCGCTGTTGGCGGCGGTACGGACACCCAGTCCTACGAGT includes these proteins:
- the bamA gene encoding outer membrane protein assembly factor BamA; this translates as MRGNTRVEDETVVSYMTIVPGRSYSAFDVDESLKALYATGLFATVDITPRGSVVVVTVTENPIINRVSFEGNRKIKDSALETAVRSQPRSMLSRAKVQADVQNILEAYRRSGRYGASVEPQIIDRGQNRVDLVFEINEGAKTGVERISFIGNSAFSDGRLRDVIRTRESGLLSWLRSTDTYDPDRLAADEELLRQYYNKKGYADFRIVSTSADLDREQNIFYVTFTVEEGEKYEIGDVEIVSTIADVDPEDLRRLIRTKSGQTFNSLRVEQSVEDITLRVSEEGYAFARVRPRGARDYDNNTISLIYYIEEGPRAYIERINVIGNDRTREYVIRREFDIAEGDAFNRALVDKAERRLRNLGFFEKVSITTQQGSAPDRVVVNVRVEEKPTGEISFGVGYSTVDGVIGDISLTEKNFLGRGQFVKLAVGGGTDTQSYEFRFVEPFFMGRRVALDLDLYRKVDDANDYRSFDQKKTGGGFGFTLPLREDELTVRLFYNIFQEKNSDPDNNSTNINNCDTASLSLAVCDSLGTYLTSLVGYELRYNTLDRILDPSDGIYASFGQEIAGLGGDSFYIKTEAQARAYKEILADYGLIGSLSVRGGNIMALGDERLRVSEQFMLGGTLVRGFENQGIGPRDATTEDAIGGRFYFAATAETRFPFPVIPKEFGLSGAVFADAGSLWDADSSLVNLVETNGGQIDSNDFNVRASVGAGIRWNSPFGPLRADFAYPIVKDDSDKTQIFRLSGGTRF